The following proteins are encoded in a genomic region of Streptococcus gwangjuense:
- a CDS encoding tyrosine-type recombinase/integrase, with protein MNIKEKIKKNGQRVYYASVYLGVDQLTGKKARTTVTATTKKGVKVKARDAINTFAANGYTVKDKPTITTYNELVKVWWDSYKNTVKPNTRQSMDGLVRVHLLPVFGDYKLSKLTTPILQQQVNKWADKSNKGEKGAFANYSLLHNMNKRILKYGVAIQVIQYNPANDVIVPRKQQKEKAAVKYLDNKELKQFLDYLDALDQSNYENLFDVVLYKTLLATGCRISEALALEWSDIDLESGVISINKTLNRYQEINSPKSSAGYRDIPIDKATLFLLKQYKNRQQIQSWKLGRSETVVFSVFTEKYAYACNLRKRLNKHFDAAGVTNVSFHGFRHTHTTMMLYAQASPKDVQYRLGHSNLMITENTYWHTNQENAKKAVSNYETAISNL; from the coding sequence ATGAATATCAAAGAGAAAATCAAAAAGAATGGCCAAAGAGTTTATTATGCTAGTGTTTATCTAGGCGTTGACCAACTAACGGGCAAAAAAGCCCGTACAACTGTTACAGCAACCACTAAAAAGGGCGTTAAAGTAAAAGCGCGTGATGCGATCAATACTTTTGCTGCTAATGGCTATACAGTTAAAGACAAGCCGACAATTACAACATATAATGAGCTTGTAAAAGTTTGGTGGGATAGTTACAAGAATACAGTTAAGCCAAATACTCGACAATCTATGGATGGATTGGTTAGAGTGCATTTATTGCCCGTATTTGGCGATTACAAGCTTTCTAAACTCACTACGCCTATTCTTCAACAGCAAGTAAATAAATGGGCTGACAAGTCAAATAAAGGCGAAAAAGGAGCATTTGCTAACTACTCTTTGCTCCATAACATGAATAAGCGTATTTTGAAATATGGCGTAGCTATCCAGGTAATACAATACAACCCAGCTAATGATGTCATCGTTCCACGCAAACAGCAGAAAGAAAAGGCTGCTGTCAAATACTTAGACAACAAAGAATTAAAACAGTTTCTTGATTATTTAGATGCTCTGGATCAATCAAATTATGAGAACTTATTTGATGTTGTTCTGTATAAGACTTTATTGGCCACTGGTTGCCGTATTAGTGAGGCTCTAGCTCTTGAATGGTCTGATATTGACCTAGAAAGCGGTGTTATCAGCATCAATAAGACACTAAACCGCTATCAGGAAATAAATTCACCTAAATCAAGCGCTGGTTATCGAGATATACCAATAGACAAAGCCACATTATTTTTACTGAAACAATACAAAAACCGTCAACAAATTCAGTCTTGGAAATTAGGCAGATCTGAAACGGTTGTATTCTCTGTATTTACAGAAAAATATGCTTATGCTTGTAACTTACGCAAACGCCTAAATAAGCATTTTGATGCTGCAGGAGTAACTAACGTATCATTTCATGGTTTCCGCCATACACATACTACTATGATGCTCTACGCTCAAGCTAGCCCTAAAGATGTTCAGTACAGACTGGGACACTCTAATTTAATGATCACTGAAAATACTTACTGGCATACTAACCAAGAGAATGCAAAAAAAGCCGTCTCAAATTATGAAACAGCTATCAGCAATTTATAA
- a CDS encoding helix-turn-helix domain-containing protein — MGELKVTNSTNIKTLRKEKKLTQEELASIIGVTKLTILRWENGERVPKADKAQLLADYFGVTVPYLLGYEKEINSALYETLPTVIQRTDEQYEHYLELYKSAVIEVNNQLDNVVKALNPEKQFSFEKISELLIALAGEISKLETSSEALLKLKDIQIQNITMKHEFEQFKNYFENKQ; from the coding sequence AAGAAAAGAGAAGAAGCTCACACAAGAAGAGCTAGCATCAATTATTGGTGTTACTAAATTAACAATTTTACGCTGGGAAAACGGCGAAAGAGTTCCCAAAGCTGACAAAGCCCAACTTCTAGCAGATTATTTCGGTGTAACTGTCCCATATCTTCTAGGCTATGAAAAAGAAATAAATAGCGCACTATATGAAACGTTACCGACTGTCATACAAAGAACTGATGAGCAGTATGAACATTACTTGGAGCTCTACAAATCTGCTGTGATAGAGGTAAACAATCAGTTGGATAATGTTGTAAAAGCACTTAATCCAGAAAAACAGTTCTCTTTTGAAAAAATAAGTGAACTCTTAATAGCTTTAGCTGGTGAAATAAGCAAATTAGAAACCTCATCAGAAGCACTTCTAAAATTAAAAGATATTCAAATTCAAAACATTACAATGAAACATGAATTTGAACAATTCAAAAACTACTTTGAAAATAAGCAATAA
- the eno gene encoding surface-displayed alpha-enolase, giving the protein MSIITDVYAREVLDSRGNPTLEVEVYTESGAFGRGMVPSGASTGEHEAVELRDGDKSRYGGLGTQKAVDNVNNIIAEAIIGYDVRDQQAIDRAMIALDGTPNKGKLGANAILGVSIAVARAAADYLEIPLYSYLGGFNTKVLPTPMMNIINGGSHSDAPIAFQEFMILPVGAPTFKEALRYGAEIFHALKKILKSRGLETAVGDEGGFAPRFEGTEDGVETILAAIEAAGYVPGKDVFIGFDCASSEFYDKERKVYDYTKFEGEGAAVRTSAEQIDYLEELVNKYPIITIEDGMDENDWDGWKALTERLGKKVQLVGDDFFVTNTDYLARGIQEGAANSILIKVNQIGTLTETFEAIEMAKEAGYTAVVSHRSGETEDSTIADIAVATNAGQIKTGSLSRTDRIAKYNQLLRIEDQLGEVAEYRGLKSFYNLKK; this is encoded by the coding sequence ATGTCAATTATTACTGATGTTTACGCTCGCGAAGTCCTAGACTCACGCGGTAACCCAACACTTGAAGTAGAAGTTTACACTGAATCAGGTGCTTTCGGACGTGGTATGGTTCCATCAGGAGCTTCTACTGGTGAACACGAAGCAGTTGAACTTCGCGACGGTGACAAATCTCGTTACGGTGGTCTTGGTACACAAAAAGCTGTTGACAACGTAAACAACATCATTGCTGAAGCTATCATTGGCTACGATGTACGTGATCAACAAGCTATCGACCGTGCTATGATCGCTCTTGACGGTACTCCTAACAAAGGTAAATTGGGCGCTAACGCAATCCTTGGTGTGTCTATCGCTGTAGCTCGTGCTGCTGCTGACTACCTTGAAATCCCACTTTACAGCTACCTTGGTGGATTCAACACTAAAGTTCTTCCAACTCCAATGATGAACATCATCAACGGTGGTTCTCACTCTGACGCTCCAATCGCTTTCCAAGAGTTCATGATCTTGCCAGTTGGTGCGCCAACATTTAAAGAAGCTCTTCGTTACGGTGCTGAAATCTTCCACGCTCTTAAGAAAATCCTTAAATCACGTGGTTTGGAAACTGCCGTAGGTGACGAAGGTGGATTCGCTCCTCGTTTCGAAGGAACTGAAGACGGTGTTGAAACTATCCTTGCTGCGATCGAAGCTGCTGGATATGTTCCAGGTAAGGACGTATTTATCGGATTTGACTGTGCTTCATCAGAATTCTACGATAAAGAACGCAAAGTCTACGACTACACTAAATTTGAAGGTGAAGGCGCTGCTGTTCGTACATCTGCAGAACAAATCGACTACCTTGAAGAATTGGTTAACAAATACCCAATCATCACTATCGAAGATGGTATGGATGAAAACGACTGGGATGGTTGGAAAGCTCTTACTGAACGTCTTGGTAAGAAAGTACAACTTGTTGGTGACGACTTCTTCGTAACAAACACTGACTACCTTGCACGTGGTATCCAAGAAGGTGCTGCTAACTCAATCCTTATCAAAGTTAACCAAATCGGTACACTTACTGAAACTTTTGAAGCTATCGAAATGGCTAAAGAAGCTGGTTACACTGCCGTTGTATCACACCGTTCAGGTGAAACTGAAGATTCAACAATCGCTGACATCGCAGTTGCAACTAACGCAGGACAAATCAAGACTGGCTCACTTTCACGTACAGACCGTATCGCTAAATACAACCAATTGCTTCGCATCGAAGACCAACTTGGTGAAGTAGCAGAATACCGTGGATTGAAATCATTTTACAACTTGAAAAAATAA